The Flavobacterium sp. 140616W15 sequence GATGAAGGTGACATACAATATGATTTTATTAAAGAAAACGTTTTACTTTTAAAAGGAAATGGTATTTTGAAAAACTATTATTATAGTCAATGGAATGGGAAGACTCAGGATTATTCACTAGAAGTTTTAAAAGAAGAAGGTGAGGTTAGAAATAATTTTAAGATTGGAGAATGGAAGTATTATAATAAAGATGGATCAATAGACAGTACGAAAACATATACTCTAAAAGATTCGGTAGATGTTCGTTTTCCACATTGCATTTTTAATAAAAAAGAACCTTGTTATTCTGAAAAGAAATAAGTCCTACTTTTAAAAAAAATATTGAGTACACAGAATGAATAAATTAATGATTTTTCCAATAATAATAGCCGTAGTTCAATTAGGGAGTTTTGGACATTTATATTATGTCCATAAACATGAGAGTGGACAATTTCCTGCTGATTTTATTGAATTGAATATTTTGGCTATTTGTAATATAGGAGTATTAATTTTAGCTTACTTTTTCTATTTTAAAGCACATATTAAGTTGGGTATATGGTTAGTTCCTATTTTATTTTCTGTCATTACAATTACCCTATTAATTGTTTTATATATGATAATGTGGATTAATTAGTTTATAAAAGATTAGATACACAAAAAATATAATAAAAGTTTCAGTTACAATAGAGATTTTAAGCTCCTAAAAATTCGTTAGGTCTTTTATTTAGTATCTGAAAAAAACTAGAACTAAATGCTTGAAGGCTTTTGTAACCTACAAGATACGCTACCTGCGATACAGTATATTTTCCACTACTTAAAAATTCAATACCTTTTATGATTCGTACTAACTGTATGTACTTAGAAATTGTAATTGTTGTTTCTTTCTTAAATATCCTTTCTAAGGATCGTAATGACATATTGTAGTTTTCGGCTATTGTAGTCACTTGCAAATCATTTCCAATATTATCAATAATAAAATTGCTTATTTGTAATAATCGTTCATCATTGGGAATAACGATATTTAAAGTCATTGCATCTTTAAAGAAACTAGGTAATCCTACAAAAATGGCATTTAGAAATGCTTCTTCCTCAATAGAGTATTGTTCTATTTTGCTCCACTTAGATGAATAGGATATAATCTCCCGAAGTACGGGGGGAACAGAAAAGATTCTTAATTTATCATAAAATACATTTCCCGAGTCAATGGAATAAAAAATGGTTCTCAGATTTATATTATCAGAAACAGTTGTTGTTCTGTGAGATAGATTAGAAGGTATCCATGCCGCATGATTTTGAGGTAGGAGGTAGATGCGTCCATTAATATGAAGGTATTGAAAACCTTTTTCTACATAAACAAGTTGTGCTCTTTTATGGAAATGCTCTTTGGTATCGTGTTTCCAATTGTCTTCAAACCAAACATAGGCTTTTTTGACAATGCGATCTACTAATTCGTTCGGTGTTTCAGAATGTATGGCAAAATCCATTTAGTGTCGTTTTAGATTAAACATATGGCAAATTTAATTATAATACTCATTTTAAATTTGCAACAGTAAAAAATATTATGAATACACATAAAAAAAACTGGAATAGTAAGACGAAATTCTGTTTTGAAATCTTACTTCCTTTTATCGGAATCCTATTTGTTGCAGCCACATTGCGTGCACCATTATCAACTCTTGGTCCAGTACTAACTGAAATAAGTAAGTCGCTAAATCTTTCTAATAGCGAAGCTGGATTACTGACTACTATACCATTAATGGCGTTTGCTTTTTTATCAATTTTTGTAGGACAACTATCTAGAAAACTTAGTATAGAGAAGTTTTTGTTGTTCTCAATTGTACTTTTAATAGCTGGATTATATATTAGAGTAATGGGAACCGTTTTCACATTATTTCTAGGGTCTGCCATACTTGGTATAGCAATATGTATTGGAAATGTTTTGGTACCGGGATATATAAAGAAAACTTTCCCTAATAAATCAGGAATGGTAATCGGCTTTTATTCTGTTTCTATGAATCTTACCGCAGCACTTGCCTCTGGTTTTAGTATAGCAATTGGTAAATTAAGTGGTCTAGGCTGGAAAGGTTCTTTAGGAATATGGATTTGGGTTGCAGTGTTTTCTTTTTTGATATGGCTGCCTATTGCATTAAAAAAAACTGAAATAGCTGAAACTCAAAAAATGATAAAAAGTAATCTAAATATTTTTAAATCTCCATTGGCATGGCAAATTAGCATCTTCATGGGGCTACAATCGTTAATGTATTATTCTCTTGTGACTTGGCTTCCGATGTTACTGCAAGATTTTGGTATGCTAAAAGAAGAAAGCGGATGGGTTTTGTCTTTTATGCAGATGGCAATGCTTCCTCTAACTTTTCTGGGGCCAATTATTGCGTCTAAACTTTCCAATCAGAAAAGCTTGGTTTTAGTTGTTGCTGCAGGAATGTTTATCAGTGTGTTACTAATAGTATTCTTTCAGTTGCAATACATCTATACTTCAGTTATACTCTTCGGAATATCTTCAGGTCTATCTTTTAGTTTATCGATGATGTTTTTTGTACTTCGTACAACAGATAGTCATGCTGCTACAAAAATATCAGGAATGGCACAATCGGTAGGGTATTTATTAGCAGCATTTGGACCTCCAATATTTGGTAAGCTATATGAATATGGAAATACATGGAATCTTTCCTTATATTTTCTTTTAGTAGTTGTACTTATAATGTTGGCAGTAGGTTTGAAGGCGGCAAGAAACCGACTGATAAATTAATACTAATTCAACATATTTATACATAAATGTATAAGCAGATTTAACTTTTATTTCCATAAAAAATGCCCCAAATAGTGTCTAACTATTTGGGGCATGTCTCTTTAATTGGGTGTTTATTCTTTTATTAATCTAATGGTAGCTTTATAACCTGTACCTACATTCCATTGGCTGGCTTCAATAACAGTTCCTTTATCGTCAAAAACCTGAAATTCGGCAGTATTTGGTGAAGCGAAACCTTCGTTTAAAGCTTCAAAATCAATTTTGTTAATTCCATCTACTAATTTTATTTTGAATTCTTGAAATTCTCCATTCAAACTAACTTCGGGTACAATTATTTGATCATTCAGATATACTTTTATCTTATCGCCATCTACAAAAGCAGCATCTCGGTAGCGAATTGTAGAAGTAAGTGATTTTGTTTTGAAGCTTCCTAAATATTGATTTCGTCTATAAAATATGCCTTCAACATTAGCTTCTTTTTTGTATAAACTACTATCTTTAAAAAGTTCCTCTGGATTTACTTTTAAAGGATCTGGTTTTTCTACAAGGGGTGGTGGGTCAATTTTGGGTGCAATTTCTTTAGGAGGAATAGCTTTTTTGATTTTCGATTCTTTAGGAGGAATCGGCTTAAATTTAGTATTGAGCTCATCCTGTGTGTATCCTTGTATAGAAACGCTAATCATTATAATTAAAAACAATATCTTTTTCATATCTCTTAAATATTAATATATAAATGTAGATTAATCTTAAAATTAAATACAGCAATACTTATTTAATAAACATTTAATTATACTATTTATTGCATTTATAGCGCGTTAATTATCAAATATAAAAAGAAGCTCAGTATAATATTATATTCGATTGTTGCCTTAATTTGTATATTTGATCATTGGTTTTTTAAATCCCATAAAATCTATAATGTCTGAACCTTTTTCATTAGACCCAAAAACTGTTTTCCTTCTTTATTTTTGGGCAAATTTGTTTATCTGTATTCTTATTTTTAGTTATTCCTTTTCATATGCTACCACTGAAAACAGGAAGATGTTAAAAAAATTTGGGTATGGAAAATTATTACTCACCATCGGATGGACATTAATTCTGTTACGGGGTATCATTTCAGATATAATCTCTATTAATATTGCAAATAGCTTCGTTCTTATAGCCTGTTGCTATGAAACGTTAGCAATGTTGGCAATGCTTAAGAGTAAAACAAAAAGGCGATACAAATTACAAATAGGAATAACCATTGTTGGAATTTTGGTTTTTAACACATTTGTCTTATTAGGAAGCACAATTAATACTCGTGTTTTAATTATATCTCTTGGTGTTTTTGCTATTTATTTGCCTCCTACGATTAGTTATTTTATAGAAAAAGGAAATAATTTTTTCCGAACTTTTTATGTGTTTTGTTACGCTGCATTCGAAGTCTTAATTATTACGCGAATGATTTATAATTATTTAAATCCGCAGAAGGACTTTTTTTCCTATAGTGTTTTTGATACTTTGTATAGTATAAGCTTGTTTCTACTAACACTCATCGGAACAGTAGGTTTTTTGTTACTGGTAAAAGAAAGACAAGATCATAAAATTAAAAAACTTTTAGACGATAAAAACCAGTTTTTCTCTATTATAGCCCATGATCTGAGAGGGCCATTAGGATCATCGGCTGGGCTTTCAGAAATATTAACGCAAAATATTGAAGGATATAGCCGCGACGAAATTAGAGAAATTATAGAAATGCTCCATGAATCGAATAAGAATAGCTATAAATTACTAGAAAATCTTTTGGACTGGTCGAAAGTACAAACAGGAATGATAGAATTTAGTCCTAAGAGAATCATATTAAACACTTTGATTAAGGAAAATATTGAACTTAACAAAAATGCGGCTTTAAATAAAAACATCAATCTCTCGTTTGAATCATCTGAGATTATAGAGGTTGAGGCCGACAAAAATATGATTGACACCATTGTACGTAATTTATTGACTAATGCTATTAAATTTACTGATAAGCATGGAGAGATTACAGTGAAGATCAAAAGAAAGCATCAAAAAGTAGAAATCGCTATAACAGATAATGGTATTGGAATTCCAGATAATATAAAAGAAAAATTATTTAAAATTAATGGAAAAGTAACTCAAAAAGGTACTGAAAATGAAAGTGGGAGCGGACTCGGATTATTACTTTGTAGTGAATTTATAAAAATGCATCAAGGTAAAATTTGGACCGAAAGCGAACCAGGAAAAGGCAGTACATTCAAATTTACTTTGCCATTGGAAATTATAAAAAATTAAATCAAAGTTTGGAACTAAAACTTACACAGAATGCACTAAACTTACTGTTTTTTGAATCCGTTTGAGCTAAATTTTCTTGTTTCTACACGTTTTTCTTTTATAGCTAAAGTAAATTTTACTTCTTTAATTTCATCAGGCGCTGCATTTATAAGCTGATTGTTATTTTCTACTTCTACATATTCTGAAATTCCTGTTTTTTCAAGACTCACAGTATAGGATCCTTTAGGTACATACAATACAAAGTTTCCATTTTCATCGGTTTTTGTTGTAAATACGTTACCGTTGTCATCTATTGCAATTATTGGTAATCCTCCTTTTTTCTTTGTGATATCAAAACTTTTGTCGGTAGCAACGTATGATAAAGACCCTTTTATAGAGGCTGTTTTATTTAAGCCTATAGCAATTTTAGTATCAGCATTTATCGTCGCTTTTACAGCATTAGCGTACCACTCATCAGTATTAATGGGTTTTATAGTATAAGATCCAGGGGGTAATGACCTGTATTTTAAGATTCCTTTATTATCTGTTCTAAATGCTTTTCCATCAATAAGTACTAGCTGATTTGTTGCAGGTGTATTTTTAGCGGTTGTTTTATTTTTGTCTCCAGTTTCATAGTAAACATAAACTTCAAGTTCGCTTTTTGTTTTATCAATTTTTATTGGATTAAAACGTTTTGTTAGCCCTAGCTGTATGGTGTTTAATGTATTTATACTGGTAGAAAAATCACTATAATAATTGTAAACAAATAGGCTGAAATCTTTACTGATGTCATAATCTAAACGTCCGTTAATCTGAAGTGATTCATTAATCATGCTATTTTTAGAATATACCATTCCGAGATTAACAGTTAGCTTATCGTTAAAAAACTTTTGCTGTAAAGTAGGAGAGATGGTCAGATTCGTATATACTTTTTCTATGCCCAATTGTGAGTTAGCAATGATTTCTCCTAAGTAAAAATTATTATATTGATAAAAGGCCAATAGGTTTAGAATTTTCCAGCTGTAAATAAAATTTGTTTTAAAATGGAATTCGTTTTTATCTATTGTCGTGGCAGTAAATTGTCCTCCTTCAAAAGATAACGATACATTTTGGTTTGTAGGAGTATTGTAATAGGTTAGCCCTAAAGTCATTCGGGCTGCTTTCATTGAATATCCATTAGGATTTGTTGTACTTAGCAGCTGTTCTTTACGACTTTCGGTATAATAATACGGAGATAGAGATAGTATTAATGAAGAAAATCGTCTTGATACACCTACATCGTAACGAGCTGTAGAAAAATGAGTTGAAGTAAATTGATTAGCAAAGGATTCTGGCTTTGCTGATAAATAATTATAAACACCCCATAAGTTGAATTTGCCTACAGGTAAATTTACTCTTTCATTTAGGTTGATAACTCCTTTTCTCATTCCCGAGAAGTAACCTGAACTTAGGTAATTAGAACTACTGTAGAATAAATTTTTGAGTTTACCATTAAACTGAACTTCTCCTGCACCACCTATTTTATTACCTGTTTCAATTTCAGATGTAAGGTTACTAATTGCTCCTCCGGCTCTAAGGTTAAAATTTTCGGATGTATATAATGAAAATCGTGATGATGCTAAGTAATTTTTAGTACCAGAATAAGTATCATCATCATAAATAATCGTGTTTTCATATCCTTTTTTTTGCATCCACCCGTTATTATGCGTGTACATTGCCCATGCCGATTTTCCAAATGACAAGCTTGAATCATCAATTAGGTTATACGTTTTATCAATTGCTCCAGCCTCGATGGTACTTTTTTCATTGGGTTTAAAAAATCCTTCGGCACCTCTTCCTATTAGGTTGAGGTCAAAAAACTTTGATATGTTTCCAATTGTAGCACCATAGTTTTTTTCTTTATAGCTAAGCCAGGTATTTCTCAAAAAAACCTGATCTGAATTCTCCCACCAGTTCACATCTACATTTGCCTGTAGCACTCCTTTGTTAATTTCTGCCTGTGCATTAGCATATATAAAATAAGCGTTTGTATTGTCGCTATTGTGTTGTATACTAGCAGTAACCTGATTCGTTTGATTAAATGTAAGGTTATAATCTGGGTTATATGGTGAAACATATCTTCTGTCTTGCCTGATAGAGCTTGCTCTTACGGTACCATTATTAATTATATCTCCATTACTGTACAGAGCAGTGATATTAATAGTGATGTCTTCTTGATTTAATACCGTTTTGTTAACCACTTTTTTTAATACTACAATAGTATCTGTAAATGCCTGAATATGGATATCGGTATTTTCTATTGCGTTTCGGGTTATAAAATCGGGATAACGGGCTAAGATGGTCACTTTTTGAGCAGTATTCCCTTCGTTAGAAATACGTATAGGTATAGCAAGACTATCACCGATTCTTTCATAGATTAGATTAGTTTCGAGTAGCATTACTTTTACTAATTTTCTTTCGCGTATATAAACAGGTAAAAACACACTTTTAGTTTCCTGTGTCTCAACAATTGTAAATACAGCTTCGATAGTACTTTGGTTACCCGCTTTTGCAGTCGCAGCAACAATAGCTTTTATCGGAATGAAGATACTATCATGAGCAGCTATTGTAATGTTTTTTGATTTTTTTAATGAAAGGTAAATATCTTCGTGACTACTATGTGCGTCAAAAACACCTTCTATCGACTGTGAGCTAGTGTTTATTATTTTTACATAAGCATCAATAACTCCTTTGCTATTTGTTTCAATTTTATTGTTGGTAAATTCTATATTAAAACTATTGTTTTGAGCCCAAGCACTTATGCCTGATCCCCAGAAAGCAAGAAATAATAATATTTTATAGTATTTAACCAGCATGTATAAAGAGAATTAATTTGGCATTATTACAAAGTAAACACGGGTGCTATAGGTACCAGGACTAACATTAAGCCCAGGGCTATTTGCGGGTATAAAGAATTTTATATTGTATGTTATATCCTGAGGCGTACTGCTGGATTTAATAGCAACTGGCTGTGTTGTTGTTGCCAGTGTTATAGGAGAAATAATCTGTAATCCTTTATAAGCCATATTAGTACTTAATTGCAATTTAAGGATAGAAAGAGGCAATGTTTGTGATGATGTAGGTGATATAAAATCTCCTGATGCCTCTACTGCTAGTTGCGAAT is a genomic window containing:
- a CDS encoding AraC family transcriptional regulator, whose translation is MDFAIHSETPNELVDRIVKKAYVWFEDNWKHDTKEHFHKRAQLVYVEKGFQYLHINGRIYLLPQNHAAWIPSNLSHRTTTVSDNINLRTIFYSIDSGNVFYDKLRIFSVPPVLREIISYSSKWSKIEQYSIEEEAFLNAIFVGLPSFFKDAMTLNIVIPNDERLLQISNFIIDNIGNDLQVTTIAENYNMSLRSLERIFKKETTITISKYIQLVRIIKGIEFLSSGKYTVSQVAYLVGYKSLQAFSSSFFQILNKRPNEFLGA
- a CDS encoding MFS transporter: MNTHKKNWNSKTKFCFEILLPFIGILFVAATLRAPLSTLGPVLTEISKSLNLSNSEAGLLTTIPLMAFAFLSIFVGQLSRKLSIEKFLLFSIVLLIAGLYIRVMGTVFTLFLGSAILGIAICIGNVLVPGYIKKTFPNKSGMVIGFYSVSMNLTAALASGFSIAIGKLSGLGWKGSLGIWIWVAVFSFLIWLPIALKKTEIAETQKMIKSNLNIFKSPLAWQISIFMGLQSLMYYSLVTWLPMLLQDFGMLKEESGWVLSFMQMAMLPLTFLGPIIASKLSNQKSLVLVVAAGMFISVLLIVFFQLQYIYTSVILFGISSGLSFSLSMMFFVLRTTDSHAATKISGMAQSVGYLLAAFGPPIFGKLYEYGNTWNLSLYFLLVVVLIMLAVGLKAARNRLIN
- a CDS encoding sensor histidine kinase KdpD, whose product is MLKKFGYGKLLLTIGWTLILLRGIISDIISINIANSFVLIACCYETLAMLAMLKSKTKRRYKLQIGITIVGILVFNTFVLLGSTINTRVLIISLGVFAIYLPPTISYFIEKGNNFFRTFYVFCYAAFEVLIITRMIYNYLNPQKDFFSYSVFDTLYSISLFLLTLIGTVGFLLLVKERQDHKIKKLLDDKNQFFSIIAHDLRGPLGSSAGLSEILTQNIEGYSRDEIREIIEMLHESNKNSYKLLENLLDWSKVQTGMIEFSPKRIILNTLIKENIELNKNAALNKNINLSFESSEIIEVEADKNMIDTIVRNLLTNAIKFTDKHGEITVKIKRKHQKVEIAITDNGIGIPDNIKEKLFKINGKVTQKGTENESGSGLGLLLCSEFIKMHQGKIWTESEPGKGSTFKFTLPLEIIKN
- a CDS encoding carboxypeptidase-like regulatory domain-containing protein; amino-acid sequence: MLVKYYKILLFLAFWGSGISAWAQNNSFNIEFTNNKIETNSKGVIDAYVKIINTSSQSIEGVFDAHSSHEDIYLSLKKSKNITIAAHDSIFIPIKAIVAATAKAGNQSTIEAVFTIVETQETKSVFLPVYIRERKLVKVMLLETNLIYERIGDSLAIPIRISNEGNTAQKVTILARYPDFITRNAIENTDIHIQAFTDTIVVLKKVVNKTVLNQEDITINITALYSNGDIINNGTVRASSIRQDRRYVSPYNPDYNLTFNQTNQVTASIQHNSDNTNAYFIYANAQAEINKGVLQANVDVNWWENSDQVFLRNTWLSYKEKNYGATIGNISKFFDLNLIGRGAEGFFKPNEKSTIEAGAIDKTYNLIDDSSLSFGKSAWAMYTHNNGWMQKKGYENTIIYDDDTYSGTKNYLASSRFSLYTSENFNLRAGGAISNLTSEIETGNKIGGAGEVQFNGKLKNLFYSSSNYLSSGYFSGMRKGVINLNERVNLPVGKFNLWGVYNYLSAKPESFANQFTSTHFSTARYDVGVSRRFSSLILSLSPYYYTESRKEQLLSTTNPNGYSMKAARMTLGLTYYNTPTNQNVSLSFEGGQFTATTIDKNEFHFKTNFIYSWKILNLLAFYQYNNFYLGEIIANSQLGIEKVYTNLTISPTLQQKFFNDKLTVNLGMVYSKNSMINESLQINGRLDYDISKDFSLFVYNYYSDFSTSINTLNTIQLGLTKRFNPIKIDKTKSELEVYVYYETGDKNKTTAKNTPATNQLVLIDGKAFRTDNKGILKYRSLPPGSYTIKPINTDEWYANAVKATINADTKIAIGLNKTASIKGSLSYVATDKSFDITKKKGGLPIIAIDDNGNVFTTKTDENGNFVLYVPKGSYTVSLEKTGISEYVEVENNNQLINAAPDEIKEVKFTLAIKEKRVETRKFSSNGFKKQ